A window of Lytechinus pictus isolate F3 Inbred chromosome 7, Lp3.0, whole genome shotgun sequence contains these coding sequences:
- the LOC129264676 gene encoding uncharacterized protein LOC129264676, whose amino-acid sequence MHRHVLICHQGRDRNEKTKARRKALVQFSNATNQEHTQRKKRKLVQDTKKVDCPASVYVVQILRFIDYKLQYQGLEPTGHSKVLAKRQLKERYQTDSSSIHTETLFYVSLPPLSSHRGHPVNNIAAGLREALDPQILHKISELTAKGIYKVPEIRKHLDEYVQSALFHSSEQPERTRRRYYPTDIDIRNAVQRAKKEVHTKVDQNNASMLISLWKQESQDFFEYRPLKQGSEVDKFLFCCQTRWQSRLLNRYGNSFTVLDAVYRSAGYSLPLFLLSVRTNMGYTPVGMFVSHSDTAEDIAEALSVFRRWNPDWNPEGFMVDYFDPEIEATEAIFPGCTALFCYHRCETLWQDWLRDSSGISDGLVRARMIKTLRRIAMATTMREQECGLKGLKTINVWKENEAVSTWFSMFWLSCMKRWTTLFQNERVRVAMYAVNGCKQQNDMFNHPYVSGNKDCSLSEMMTILYTKCFPGEYRKYVEFNARYSSSYLKYSADIPAFLHSKPRFIVEHVEKCMTTTVISENIQAGQDGHFVVKGDRNQAHQVFFGNEERYPSCTCSYWTKLYLPCKHFCAIFRHVPGWSWDQLGAAYRDNPLFLLDGDVLMVSDPKKLSQEVQKLATEERKPAEPGGSIEESTIMASAEEVSNAQAEEASKSKRPQRAAVTCKRLVRKNMDLLDKLESQVPHLKDKIVLEDMLNTLQKLVHRVQRIGTRGKKNTVAAHRISLKTQKRKLQSDFDWMTEKNQSTVSSSEHAKAPSAVEDDGSSMATQLCPNVFTCVNSDIHQAAAGGSQEISGTSQQSASSAAFSHDNENRNIQNTTLDNSNEISSDMIEAIVLNQNLFTGNYLPLTVDAQGSEGTVAEHHNLHGNITIVTEAPVGQEVMSTEGVIIQTVDQIDHEHFIIDSVHQGITVTVADAELDRVSSVT is encoded by the exons ATGCATCGTCATGTCCTGATATGTCATCAAGGAAGGGACAGGAATGAGAAAACCAAAGCAAGGAGAAAG GCTTTGGTACAGTTTAGCAATGCAACGAATCAAGAACACACtcaaaggaagaagaggaagctAGTTCAGGATACTAAAAAAGTTGATTGTCCAGCCAGTGTGTATGTTGTACAGATTCTCAGATTCATAGACTACAAACTACAG TACCAAGGATTAGAACCAACTGGTCACTCCAAGGTCCTTGCCAAAAGACAACTGAAAGAACGATACCAGACTGATTCCAGCTCCATCCATACTGAGACCCTGTTCTATGTCAGTCTACCACCACTGTCTTCACATAGAGGCCATCCAGTCAATAACATT GCTGCAGGGCTACGAGAAGCATTAGATCCCCAGATACTTCACAAAATATCAGAATTGACAGCAAAGGGCATCTACAAAGTTCCAGAAATCAGAAAACATCTTGATGAGTATGTACAGAGCGCCCTCTTCCATTCGTCTGAGCAACCGGAAAGGACAAGAAGACGCTACTACCCAACAGATATTGATATCCGCAATGCCGTACAAAGAGCTAAGAAAGAGGTCCATACCAAGGTTGACCAGAATAATGCTTCGATGTTGATTTCATTGTGGAAACAGGAAAGTCAGGATTTCTTTGAATACAGACCACTGAAGCAAG GATCTGAAGTGGACAAATTCCTCTTCTGTTGCCAAACACGCTGGCAGAGCCGACTCCTCAACAGGTATGGCAACTCCTTCACTGTCTTGGATGCTGTATACAGAAGTGCTGGATACTCCCTTCcactctttcttctttctgtGAGGACCAACATGGGATATACCCCAGTTGGGATGTTTGTCTCACATAGCGACACAGCGGAGGACATTGCAGAGGCGCTGAGTGTATTTAGAAGATGGAATCCTGATTGGAATCCGGAGGGGTTCATGGTGGATTATTTTGACCCGGAGATTGAAGCTACAGAGGCGATTTTCCCAG GATGCACTGCATTATTCTGCTACCACCGTTGTGAGACCTTATGGCAGGATTGGCTCAGAGACTCATCTGGGATATCTGATGGGTTAGTGAGAGCTCGTATGATCAAGACACTGAGAAGGATTGCAATGGCAACCACAATGAGAGAACAGGAATGTGGTCTAAAGGGACTGAAGACAATtaatgtatggaaagagaatgAGGCTGTTTCTACCTGGTTCAGCATGTTCTGGTTATCTTGTATGAAG AGATGGACAACCTTGTTTCAGAATGAAAGGGTCAGAGTAGCAATGTATGCTGTCAATGGCTGCAAGCAACAGAATGACATGTTCAACCATCCATATGTGAGCGGCAATAAAGACTGCAGCCTTAGTGAAATGATGACTATACTCTACACAAAATGCTTTCCAGGAGAATATCGAAA GTATGTGGAGTTCAATGCACGCTATTCAAGCAGTTACCTCAAGTACAGTGCTGATATCCCCGCTTTCTTGCACAGTAAGCCTCGTTTTATTGTAGAGCATGTGGAGAAGTGCATGACTACAACCGTCATTTCAGAGAACATCCAGGCCGGCCAGGATGGCCACTTTGTTGTCAAAGGGGATAGGAATCAGGCTCATCAGGTGTTCTTCGGAAATGAGGAGAGGTATCCCTCATGTACTTGTTCATACTGGACCAAACTATATCTGCCTTGCAAACACTTTTGTGCTATCTTTCGGCATGTGCCTGGTTGGTCTTGGGACCAGCTTGGAGCAGCATATCGTGATAATCCTCTGTTTCTCTTAGATGGGGATGTCCTAATGGTCAGTGATCCTAAAAAGCTTTCTCAAGAAGTCCAAAAGCTTGCCACGGAGGAGAGAAAACCAGCAGAGCCAGGAGGTTCTATAGAGGAATCAACAATAATGGCTTCGGCTGAGGAAGTGTCGAATGCTCAAGCAGAGGAAGCATCAAAGTCAAAGAGGCCACAGCGAGCTGCAGTCACCTGTAAACGTCTTGTAAGAAAGAACATGGACCTTCTTGATAAGTTGGAGTCTCAGGTTCCTCATTTGAAGGACAAGATTGTCCTTGAGGACATGCTTAATACTCTCCAAAAGCTAGTACACAGAGTACAAAGAATCGGGACTCGAGGTAAGAAGAATACTGTAGCAGCTCACagaatttctttaaaaactCAGAAGAGGAAACTTCAAAGTGACTTTGACTGGATGACTGAGAAAAATCAGAGCACTGTATCCAGTTCTGAACATGCAAAAGCCCCATCAGCTGTGGAAGATGATGGAAGTAGTATGGCCACACAACTCTGTCCAAATGTCTTTACTTGTGTGAACAGTGATATTCACCAAGCTGCTGCGGGAGGTAGTCAAGAAATTTCTGGAACTAGTCAGCAAAGTGCGAGTAGTGCTGCCTTTTCCCATGATAATGAAAATCgtaatatacaaaataccaCATTGGACAACAGTAATGAAATCAGTAGTGACATGATAGAAGCTATTGTCCTCAACCAGAATCTGTTCACAGGTAACTACCTACCTTTAACCGTGGATGCTCAAGGATCTGAGGGAACAGTAGCTGAACATCACAATCTCCATGGCAACATCACCATTGTAACAGAGGCTCCTGTTGGCCAGGAGGTCATGTCTACTGAGGGTGTTATTATTCAGACAGTTGATCAGATTGACCATGAACATTTCATCATTGATTCCGTACACCAAGGTATAACAGTCACTGTTGCTGATGCTGAACTTGACAGAGTGTCATCTGTTACATAA